TGGACAAAGAGCCTCAGGATATGGGATTGTCTGAATTTGAATATGCTTTTTACACTGCAATTGCTGATAATGACAGTGCAAGAGAATTGATGCAAAAAGAGGAGCTACGGGAATTAGCTGTTGTATTATTTGAGAAAGTCAAACAAAATGCATCAATAGACTGGACTATAAAAGAAAGTGTCCGGGCTAAATTAAAAGTAATTGTAAAACGGACATTAAGACAATATGGTTATCCGCCTGATATGGAAGCACTTGCTACAGAAACAGTGCTTAAGCAGGCGGAATTGATCGCAGATGAAATAACAAAGATGGGATGATTGATAAATTACAGGCATTGTGGTAAATATGATCAATGAAGAGAACGTAAACCAGGCAATTTATGAATATGCAAATGAAAAATATGGCAACCAGGCATATGAACAGTTCCGGCGATATGTTGATGAATTTCCCGAAAAAGACTGGGAACTGCCTGATGAAACCTGGGTTAACAATTTTCTTGCATGGCTTTTTTTTGAAAAAGTGCTTCCACAAACTGGCCTGACCATAGCAGAGGAATTTGCGGAAAATACACC
This genomic interval from Methanosarcinales archaeon contains the following:
- a CDS encoding DUF3387 domain-containing protein encodes the protein DKEPQDMGLSEFEYAFYTAIADNDSARELMQKEELRELAVVLFEKVKQNASIDWTIKESVRAKLKVIVKRTLRQYGYPPDMEALATETVLKQAELIADEITKMG